Proteins encoded by one window of Prevotella nigrescens:
- a CDS encoding LTA synthase family protein — protein sequence MFCTKENKLIRRNAAYLVANSFIKLYLVFGFVLRIILMFSTPTTTDFSFIDIVRSLGVGLLSDFGVGTLLTIPIFVLYLGLNEWKYNKMAGYVIEALLALAFVYSLWAKSIFHEYGGGAPLIARIFFGWKLASFSLRFFIPRLRMAWRRVTMYGTWGTYVLLFICVSAGEYFFWQEFGVRYNFIAVDYLVYTHEVLGNIMESYSIVPLVLLSVIATAGIIIWQSRRRRFKLEKLYTPKLLVVHSLLYVVICSVAFGAASLTQGFESSNQYVSQLEQNGAGNFVVAFFNNKLEYNKFYPMMDKNECINTYRRLSGLNSQGYKLLGNANGKPRRCNIVLITVESLSADFLKHYGNTEELTPRLDQLIRKSMVFDSLYANGNRTVRGLEALSLCIPPSAGESIIKQKANRMGDMSVGAVLKEQGYTVQFLYGGDSYFDNMGDFFSHNGYEVIDRASIDKNDVTFANIWGVCDEDMFNKSLKVFDANAKKAKPFFAQIMTTSNHRPYTYPEGRIKVEGNPHTRSAAVRYTDYAIGNFIEQASRKPWFNNTIFVIIADHCASSAGKTTLPTDRYHIPCIIYSPKHIAPQAVKTVCSQIDVMPTLLALLNIPCKVSFTGQNIFSSAYRPRAFMATYQNLGYLENNCLTILSPVRKIEQFSVRYDKDGTAIEIPLRQQRNDFIQKAEAYYQFTNIYLSR from the coding sequence ATGTTCTGCACAAAAGAAAATAAACTAATTAGAAGGAATGCAGCCTATCTTGTTGCCAACAGCTTTATAAAACTTTATTTGGTCTTCGGTTTCGTCTTGCGCATTATTCTGATGTTCTCAACTCCTACAACTACCGATTTTTCGTTTATCGACATTGTTAGAAGCCTTGGAGTTGGACTGCTTTCCGACTTTGGTGTTGGAACTTTACTTACCATTCCCATATTTGTTTTGTACTTAGGTCTGAACGAATGGAAATACAACAAAATGGCAGGGTATGTGATAGAGGCGTTGTTAGCTTTAGCTTTCGTCTATTCGCTTTGGGCAAAATCTATATTTCATGAATATGGTGGTGGTGCACCTCTCATAGCACGTATTTTCTTCGGTTGGAAACTCGCAAGTTTTTCGTTGCGTTTCTTTATTCCGAGATTAAGAATGGCGTGGCGACGTGTAACAATGTATGGCACATGGGGCACGTATGTGCTGCTGTTCATCTGTGTATCGGCAGGCGAATATTTCTTTTGGCAAGAATTTGGCGTGCGCTACAACTTTATTGCCGTCGATTACTTGGTATATACACACGAAGTATTGGGCAATATTATGGAATCTTATTCTATCGTTCCACTTGTTTTATTATCTGTAATTGCTACGGCAGGCATCATAATTTGGCAGTCGCGACGACGTCGCTTTAAATTAGAAAAGCTATACACGCCGAAACTGTTAGTTGTGCATAGTTTGCTTTATGTCGTTATTTGCTCCGTTGCATTCGGGGCAGCCTCGCTTACACAAGGGTTTGAAAGTTCCAATCAATACGTTAGTCAATTAGAACAGAATGGTGCCGGCAATTTTGTTGTTGCCTTCTTCAACAATAAGTTAGAGTACAACAAGTTCTACCCTATGATGGATAAGAATGAATGTATTAATACTTATCGCAGATTATCAGGTCTGAACTCGCAAGGTTATAAACTGTTAGGCAATGCGAACGGCAAACCAAGGCGTTGCAATATTGTGCTGATTACGGTGGAGAGCCTGAGTGCAGATTTCTTAAAACATTATGGAAATACCGAGGAATTAACTCCGCGGCTCGACCAATTAATTCGGAAAAGTATGGTTTTCGATAGTTTATACGCCAACGGAAACCGTACAGTGCGCGGCTTGGAAGCACTTTCGCTCTGCATTCCCCCCAGTGCAGGCGAAAGCATTATTAAACAAAAAGCGAACCGTATGGGCGATATGTCTGTAGGAGCAGTGCTTAAAGAGCAAGGATACACAGTGCAATTTTTATATGGCGGCGATAGTTATTTCGATAATATGGGCGATTTCTTCTCTCATAATGGTTACGAAGTTATCGACAGGGCAAGCATTGACAAAAACGACGTTACTTTCGCTAATATCTGGGGAGTATGCGATGAAGATATGTTCAACAAGAGTTTGAAAGTATTTGATGCGAATGCAAAAAAGGCAAAACCATTCTTCGCACAGATTATGACTACAAGCAACCATCGCCCCTATACATATCCCGAAGGACGAATAAAAGTTGAAGGTAACCCGCATACTCGGAGTGCTGCTGTACGCTATACCGACTACGCAATAGGCAACTTTATAGAACAGGCTTCTCGTAAACCGTGGTTCAACAATACAATATTTGTTATAATAGCCGACCACTGTGCATCGAGTGCAGGAAAAACGACATTACCCACAGACCGGTATCACATTCCGTGCATTATATACAGTCCAAAACATATAGCGCCACAAGCAGTAAAGACGGTTTGTTCGCAGATAGATGTCATGCCAACTCTTCTGGCTTTGCTTAATATTCCATGTAAAGTAAGCTTTACGGGACAAAACATTTTCTCTTCTGCATATCGTCCTCGTGCTTTTATGGCAACCTATCAGAATTTAGGATATTTAGAAAACAACTGTCTAACCATACTTTCGCCCGTACGCAAAATAGAACAGTTCAGTGTGAGGTACGATAAAGATGGTACAGCCATTGAGATACCATTGCGACAACAACGTAATGATTTCATACAAAAAGCAGAAGCCTACTATCAGTTTACTAATATTTATCTAAGCAGGTAA